The window GCCAGCAAGACTATTCATTACCTACTAGGGATAATGCCAGGAGCTCTTTATGGCCTTCTTCGTCATAGAGTAGATGGACTAGATAGGGGTCGTGGCTTGCTCTATGGGCTAGGATTATTCATTGTTATGGATGAACTGATAGCACCAATGGCTGGTCTTTCATCGGGTCCATTGGCTTATCCATGGCAGGCGCATGCCAGGGGCCTTGCAGGTCATTTAACCGTCGGTGTTACAACAGATGCAGCAGTTCGTATTCTTGATAAAGTGGTGCCTGCTTAGCTATGAAGCCTTAGTTACCGCGTAAGCCTGTAGTACAGCTCCAATCCATTGTCATACTAGTTTAGTGCAGAAACACCTAAAGCCTGAGCTATATACTCGGGCTTTCTTCTTATGAGAACAGATAACAGTAATATTTTCTAAGTGAGAAAATGGCAACTATCATTAGCAGTTTAGTAAAAGGCGCTATTGCCGGAGGGGTGGGTGTGTGGCTAATGGACAGGTTTACCTGGTACTGGTACAGCCATGAAAATACAGATACACTGGTTAAAGAGAGGCATGCTCAAAAAGGAGGAAGGTATGCTCCCAATGCAGCGGGTAAACATTTAACAGATACACTAGGCATGGAGCTCCCTCAAAAACAACAGTATGTTGCAGGCAGGAGCGTTCATTATTTCATGGGCATTGCACCAGGTGCTTT of the Flammeovirgaceae bacterium 311 genome contains:
- a CDS encoding periplasmic/secreted protein: MANVLREVMKGAIAGAASVWMMDRVTWYMYNHEDREAYRKEKKAQVEGKYVAFVAANKIANAVGASMSDKQEFVASKTIHYLLGIMPGALYGLLRHRVDGLDRGRGLLYGLGLFIVMDELIAPMAGLSSGPLAYPWQAHARGLAGHLTVGVTTDAAVRILDKVVPA
- a CDS encoding periplasmic/secreted protein (COG3477 Predicted periplasmic/secreted protein), whose protein sequence is MATIISSLVKGAIAGGVGVWLMDRFTWYWYSHENTDTLVKERHAQKGGRYAPNAAGKHLTDTLGMELPQKQQYVAGRSVHYFMGIAPGALYAICRHRMNKYGFLRGPLYGLGLFLVFDEIITPALGYASGPFAYPWQAHARGFFAHIILGTATELTISLLAEGTEIKKR